The following proteins are co-located in the Trichormus variabilis 0441 genome:
- a CDS encoding YciI family protein produces the protein MPKYIVWGTYCEDVLEKRTPYRQAHLDGLAKQKESGVLITIGPTKDVTKVFGIYEAEDEATVRQLIENDPYWQHNIWTEYAVKEWIQAI, from the coding sequence ATGCCTAAATACATTGTTTGGGGAACATACTGCGAAGACGTTCTCGAAAAACGCACACCTTACCGTCAAGCACACTTGGATGGATTAGCAAAACAAAAAGAATCTGGTGTGCTGATTACCATCGGCCCGACCAAAGATGTGACAAAAGTCTTTGGTATTTACGAGGCGGAAGATGAAGCCACAGTACGTCAGCTAATTGAAAATGACCCCTATTGGCAACATAATATTTGGACTGAATATGCTGTTAAGGAGTGGATTCAGGCTATCTAA
- the pheT gene encoding phenylalanine--tRNA ligase subunit beta — translation MRISLNWLRELVEIKLSPEELAHILTMAGFEVEDIEDRRTWANGVVVGRVLERQPHPNADKLSVCQVDVGATETLNIVCGAPNVRADIYVPVATVGAYLPNIDLKIKPAKLRGVPSQGMICSLKELGLPSEVDGIYIFPQENLPLGSDVRPLLGLDDVILDVTATANRADALSMVGIAREVAALTDAKLSIPKPGEAFVSESVGKLGLKIADTQACPAYIGTVIEQVKIASSPEWLQQRLRSAGVRPISNVVDITNYVLLEWGQPLHAFDQERLKSVANADNLTIGVRCANQGETLKTLDGQTRNLTTQNLLITANDQPVALAGVMGGEETEVHEGTQSLILEAALFDSVAIRRSSRSVGLRSEASGRYERGVNRAELEIANRRALSLISELADGVIVHQEIADTRPDPTTWSRSIFLRLDRVNEVLGPINVGETGELEAKDVERTLTALGCELTPAGEGTWNVSVPPYRYRDLEREIDLIEEVARLYGYDNFCDTLPDKAEAGYLPVDQELVRKLRAALRAEGLTELIHYSLVKPGEDRQIVLSNPLFVEYSALRTDLLAGLIDAFQYNLEQGNGSLNGFEIGRIFWQEEDGLQEKDAIAGIIGGDTSLGKWSKGSKDQPLTWFEAKGILESVFQQLGILVEYQPDCRDERLHPGRTASLWIGGNRLGIFGQLHPQLRRDKDLPESVYVFQLDLDVLLDALDKDEILVPAFKPYSTYPASDRDIAFFAPVKISVSEIEKAINKAGKGLLESVELFDEYRGENVPQGQRSLAFRLVYRASDRTLTDTEVEPVHNKVREALVEKFGVNLRS, via the coding sequence ATGCGTATTTCTTTGAACTGGCTGCGGGAACTAGTAGAGATAAAACTTAGCCCAGAAGAATTAGCCCATATTCTTACAATGGCTGGGTTTGAAGTCGAAGATATTGAAGACCGCCGCACTTGGGCAAATGGCGTTGTTGTGGGGAGAGTGCTTGAGCGTCAACCCCACCCCAACGCTGATAAATTGAGCGTTTGCCAAGTAGATGTCGGTGCAACGGAAACTTTAAATATTGTCTGTGGCGCACCTAATGTCCGAGCCGATATTTATGTGCCTGTGGCAACTGTAGGCGCTTATTTGCCTAACATTGATTTGAAAATTAAACCCGCAAAATTGCGTGGTGTTCCTTCCCAAGGGATGATTTGCTCTTTGAAAGAACTCGGTTTACCCAGTGAGGTAGACGGCATTTATATTTTCCCCCAAGAAAACTTACCCTTGGGTAGTGATGTGCGCCCATTGTTGGGTTTGGATGATGTGATTTTAGATGTCACCGCTACTGCTAACCGTGCAGATGCCTTAAGTATGGTGGGTATAGCGCGAGAAGTGGCTGCGTTGACTGATGCCAAATTGAGCATCCCGAAACCTGGGGAAGCATTTGTATCTGAGAGTGTGGGGAAGTTAGGCTTAAAAATTGCCGACACCCAAGCTTGTCCCGCTTATATTGGCACAGTCATTGAACAGGTAAAAATTGCTTCATCCCCTGAATGGTTGCAACAGCGTTTGCGTTCGGCTGGGGTACGACCGATTAGTAATGTAGTTGATATTACTAATTATGTGTTGTTGGAATGGGGGCAACCATTACACGCCTTTGACCAAGAGCGATTAAAATCTGTTGCCAATGCTGATAACTTAACTATTGGTGTGCGCTGTGCCAATCAAGGGGAAACACTAAAAACCCTGGATGGACAAACTCGCAACCTGACAACACAAAATTTATTAATTACGGCTAATGATCAACCTGTGGCTTTAGCGGGAGTTATGGGTGGTGAAGAAACCGAAGTCCACGAGGGTACACAAAGCCTAATTTTAGAAGCAGCATTATTTGATTCTGTGGCGATTCGTCGTTCTTCTCGTAGTGTGGGGTTACGCAGTGAAGCGTCTGGTAGATACGAACGAGGAGTGAATCGGGCAGAGTTGGAAATAGCTAATCGCCGTGCTTTATCTTTAATTAGTGAATTAGCTGATGGCGTGATTGTTCATCAGGAAATTGCTGATACTCGTCCCGATCCTACTACTTGGAGTCGTTCAATTTTTCTACGTTTAGACCGGGTGAATGAAGTACTCGGCCCCATCAACGTGGGAGAAACTGGAGAACTGGAAGCCAAAGATGTAGAACGTACCTTGACTGCATTGGGATGTGAGTTAACTCCAGCCGGAGAAGGGACTTGGAATGTTTCCGTACCACCCTATCGTTACCGCGATTTGGAACGAGAAATTGATTTAATTGAAGAAGTTGCCCGTCTCTATGGTTATGATAATTTCTGTGATACCTTACCAGACAAAGCAGAAGCTGGTTATTTACCTGTAGATCAAGAACTGGTACGCAAGTTACGCGCTGCGCTACGGGCGGAAGGTTTAACAGAATTAATTCATTACTCCTTAGTGAAACCAGGGGAAGATAGACAAATAGTCTTGAGTAATCCCTTATTTGTCGAATATTCAGCCTTGCGGACTGATTTACTCGCTGGCTTAATTGACGCTTTCCAATACAACCTAGAACAAGGGAATGGTTCCCTGAATGGTTTTGAAATTGGGCGCATTTTCTGGCAAGAAGAAGATGGGTTACAAGAAAAAGATGCGATCGCTGGTATCATAGGAGGAGATACAAGCCTCGGCAAATGGTCAAAAGGTAGTAAAGACCAACCCCTGACTTGGTTTGAAGCCAAGGGCATTCTAGAAAGCGTATTTCAGCAACTCGGCATCCTGGTAGAATATCAGCCTGATTGTCGTGACGAACGCTTACACCCAGGACGCACCGCCTCATTATGGATTGGTGGTAATAGATTAGGTATTTTTGGACAACTCCACCCCCAACTACGGCGTGACAAAGACTTACCAGAATCAGTCTATGTGTTCCAACTGGATTTGGATGTGTTGTTGGATGCTTTAGATAAAGATGAAATTCTTGTACCTGCATTCAAACCTTACTCCACATATCCCGCAAGCGATCGCGATATTGCCTTTTTTGCACCTGTAAAAATCTCCGTCTCGGAAATCGAAAAAGCCATTAACAAGGCTGGTAAAGGTTTACTAGAGTCGGTAGAACTGTTTGATGAATATCGCGGTGAGAACGTCCCCCAAGGCCAACGGAGTTTAGCATTTAGACTAGTGTACCGGGCAAGCGATCGCACTCTCACAGATACCGAGGTCGAACCAGTACACAACAAAGTCCGAGAAGCTTTGGTAGAAAAATTTGGTGTTAATCTCCGCAGTTAA
- a CDS encoding PIN/TRAM domain-containing protein, with product MLDAIIIFSFILAAAGIGFYSTELLPNGTLDRVTNLEALRLTVAVFAAIIGGAVGLSFQTTYRRLEAQVRELPLEVILTRAIGLVIGLLLANLMLAPLFLLPIPTDFSFIKPLVAVVGSIILSVTGMNLADTHGRGLLRFINPNTVETMVAEGTLKPANTKVLDTSCIIDGRIEALLETGFLEGQIIVPQFVLLELQQVADASKDQKRVRGRRGLEILNRIKEAYPDRILINPSDYEDIATVDAKLVRFAQEINGTLLTNDYNLSKVASVQKVPVLNVNDLVNAVRPSYLPGDNLDLKILKEGKEPTQGIGYLDDGTMVVVEEGRAYVGGELRVVVTSALQTSAGRMIFAKPQASALA from the coding sequence ATGCTTGATGCCATTATTATTTTTTCATTCATCCTGGCAGCAGCAGGAATAGGGTTCTACAGCACCGAACTACTACCTAATGGTACGTTGGATCGGGTAACGAACCTCGAAGCTTTACGCTTAACTGTTGCCGTCTTTGCTGCCATCATTGGTGGCGCTGTTGGTTTGAGTTTCCAAACGACCTATCGTCGGTTAGAAGCCCAAGTCCGCGAATTGCCACTGGAAGTAATTTTAACGCGTGCCATTGGCCTAGTGATTGGATTATTGCTAGCAAACTTAATGCTGGCTCCGCTATTTTTGCTACCTATTCCCACGGATTTTAGTTTTATTAAACCACTGGTGGCGGTGGTTGGTAGTATTATTCTCTCCGTCACGGGGATGAATTTAGCCGACACCCACGGACGGGGCTTATTGAGATTCATTAATCCCAACACCGTGGAAACAATGGTGGCGGAAGGGACATTAAAACCCGCCAATACTAAAGTTTTAGACACTAGTTGTATTATCGACGGTCGGATTGAGGCACTGCTAGAAACCGGATTTCTGGAAGGGCAAATTATCGTGCCACAGTTTGTCTTGCTGGAACTACAACAAGTAGCGGATGCCAGCAAAGACCAAAAGCGGGTGAGAGGAAGACGCGGACTCGAAATTCTCAATCGTATTAAGGAAGCCTACCCAGACCGTATTTTGATTAATCCATCAGACTACGAAGACATTGCAACAGTTGATGCCAAACTAGTTAGGTTTGCCCAAGAAATCAACGGCACATTACTCACCAACGACTACAACTTATCAAAAGTCGCCAGCGTGCAGAAAGTACCTGTGTTGAATGTGAACGACCTAGTAAATGCAGTCCGTCCTAGCTATCTACCTGGGGACAACCTTGACCTAAAAATTCTCAAGGAAGGTAAAGAACCGACTCAAGGAATTGGCTACTTAGACGATGGCACAATGGTTGTCGTAGAAGAAGGTAGAGCTTATGTAGGTGGTGAACTGCGGGTAGTAGTTACTAGTGCGTTGCAAACTTCAGCCGGGAGAATGATTTTTGCTAAACCCCAAGCTTCAGCATTGGCGTGA
- the hemW gene encoding radical SAM family heme chaperone HemW → MQKVNVPSLASSAYVHIPFCRRRCFYCDFPIFVVGDRQRGETSVTISGYVDTLCEEIAITPVFGQPLQTIFFGGGTPSLLSTAQLAQILGTLDKRFGIVPDAEISMEIDPGTFDLAHIQGYRSVGVNRVSLGVQAFQEELLKLAGRSHSLKDIFAAIDLIHQVEIPEFSIDLISGLPHQSLDQWQDSLETAVNIAPTHISIYDLTIEPGTAFGRYYKPGDNPLPTDETTVKMYQMGQRILTDGGYEHYEISNYAKPGHQCRHNRVYWENCPYYGFGMGAASYVEGKRFTRPRKTKEYSQWVQELIANHGVIDWEITPKADVLLETLMLGLRLADGVSLAALTEEFGKEKIQELHQCLQPYFTQGWVQVVGDRLRLSDPDGFLFSNVVLADLFSQLG, encoded by the coding sequence ATGCAAAAAGTTAATGTTCCTAGCCTCGCTAGTTCTGCTTATGTACATATTCCCTTTTGCAGAAGGCGGTGCTTTTATTGTGACTTCCCGATATTTGTTGTCGGCGATCGCCAACGTGGTGAAACATCTGTTACCATCTCCGGGTATGTGGATACTCTCTGTGAAGAAATTGCCATTACACCAGTTTTTGGTCAACCCCTCCAGACCATATTTTTCGGCGGTGGTACGCCTTCGCTGTTATCTACAGCACAATTAGCACAAATACTAGGAACCCTAGATAAGCGGTTTGGGATTGTGCCTGATGCAGAAATTTCGATGGAAATTGATCCAGGTACATTTGATCTAGCACACATCCAAGGCTATCGTAGCGTTGGTGTGAATCGGGTAAGTTTGGGTGTACAAGCGTTTCAAGAAGAATTGTTAAAATTAGCTGGGCGATCGCACTCGCTTAAAGATATCTTTGCAGCTATAGACTTGATTCACCAAGTCGAGATTCCCGAATTTAGCATAGACTTAATCTCTGGGTTGCCGCATCAGTCTTTAGATCAATGGCAAGATTCCCTAGAAACAGCCGTTAACATTGCACCCACCCATATATCTATCTATGATTTGACAATTGAGCCAGGAACAGCCTTTGGTCGTTATTACAAACCTGGGGATAATCCCTTACCTACTGATGAAACCACAGTGAAAATGTATCAGATGGGTCAGAGGATTTTGACTGATGGCGGTTATGAACATTATGAAATTTCCAACTACGCCAAGCCAGGACACCAGTGTAGACATAACCGCGTGTATTGGGAAAACTGCCCTTATTACGGCTTTGGTATGGGTGCGGCCAGCTATGTAGAAGGTAAACGCTTCACCCGTCCCCGAAAAACAAAGGAATATTCTCAATGGGTGCAAGAGTTGATTGCTAATCACGGTGTGATTGATTGGGAAATTACGCCAAAAGCAGATGTATTGTTAGAAACGTTAATGTTGGGGTTACGCTTGGCTGATGGTGTGAGTTTAGCAGCACTAACCGAGGAATTTGGCAAGGAGAAAATACAAGAACTGCATCAATGTCTGCAACCTTATTTTACTCAAGGTTGGGTACAAGTTGTGGGTGATAGGTTGCGGTTGAGTGATCCCGATGGTTTTTTATTTTCCAATGTGGTGTTAGCCGATTTGTTTAGTCAGTTGGGTTAA
- a CDS encoding ABC transporter ATP-binding protein: MKSKKRRNPLRQSLAVFRYSGRAIYLVWTTSHTMTIILATLTLVAGLLPAAIAYIGKLIVDAVVLSSQANANLSQPLLYVSLEAIAVALLAGSQRGLTICQSLLRVLLGQRVNVLILEKALTLDLTHFENSEFYDKITNARREASIRPLSLVNRTFGLVQNALSLVTYGILLVNFSLWAVVALILAAMPAFIAETRFAGEAFRLFSWRAPETRQQHYLENLLAREDFVTEVKLYQLGKMLLGRYRNVFNQLYSEDRDLTVRRGVWGYLLSLVSTAAFYIAYAWIVIEAVLGKISLGDMTMYLTVFRQGQSTFANALTSIGGMYEDNLYLSNLYDFLEEKVTQPGGNVTQGINPEDGIRFQNVSFTYPGSSQPALNNISLHLKPGEKLAIVGENGSGKTTLIKLLTRLYTPDSGRILLDGVDLQKWDINTLHRRIGVIFQNFVRYQFTVGENIGVGDVENLDDNRRWQVAAQKGMAQQFIETLPQSFQTQLGRWFKGGQELSGGQWQKIALARAFMRTQADILVLDEPTSAIDAQAEFEIFNHFRTVTQNQMVFLISHRFSTVRMADKILVIENGEVVEQGTHEELLADGGHYARLFLLQAAGYQ, translated from the coding sequence ATGAAGAGTAAAAAGCGACGAAACCCCCTGCGCCAATCACTGGCAGTTTTCCGTTATAGTGGCAGGGCAATATATTTGGTGTGGACTACTAGCCACACTATGACTATCATTCTGGCTACTTTGACTTTAGTGGCTGGTTTGTTACCTGCGGCGATCGCCTATATTGGTAAGTTAATTGTGGATGCGGTGGTTTTGTCATCCCAAGCCAACGCCAATCTTTCTCAGCCATTATTATATGTGAGTTTAGAGGCGATCGCTGTAGCTTTACTGGCAGGTAGTCAAAGAGGGCTGACTATTTGTCAATCTTTACTGCGAGTGTTACTTGGTCAGCGCGTCAATGTCCTCATCCTAGAGAAAGCCTTGACCCTTGACCTCACTCATTTTGAAAATTCAGAGTTTTATGACAAAATCACCAACGCCAGACGAGAAGCATCCATTCGCCCCCTTTCTTTAGTTAACCGCACCTTTGGTTTAGTGCAGAATGCCCTTTCTCTAGTTACATATGGCATTTTGCTCGTGAATTTCTCTCTTTGGGCTGTAGTTGCCCTAATTTTGGCAGCAATGCCCGCATTCATCGCCGAAACTAGATTTGCTGGGGAAGCCTTTCGTCTATTTAGTTGGCGTGCGCCAGAAACTCGCCAGCAGCATTATCTGGAAAATTTACTAGCTAGAGAAGACTTTGTTACTGAAGTCAAACTCTACCAGTTAGGCAAGATGTTATTGGGAAGATACCGTAACGTATTCAATCAACTCTATAGCGAAGACCGAGATTTAACAGTACGCCGGGGAGTGTGGGGATATCTCCTGAGTTTGGTGAGTACGGCGGCTTTTTACATCGCCTACGCTTGGATTGTCATAGAAGCGGTCTTAGGTAAGATTTCCTTGGGAGATATGACAATGTATCTCACTGTTTTTCGCCAAGGACAGTCTACTTTTGCCAATGCTCTCACCTCCATTGGTGGAATGTATGAAGATAACTTGTATCTTTCTAACCTTTATGACTTTTTAGAAGAGAAAGTCACCCAACCTGGGGGTAATGTAACTCAAGGAATCAATCCTGAAGATGGGATTCGTTTTCAGAATGTATCTTTTACCTATCCTGGTAGTTCTCAGCCTGCATTAAATAATATTTCTCTGCATTTAAAACCTGGAGAAAAATTAGCTATTGTCGGTGAAAATGGTTCTGGCAAAACGACTTTAATCAAACTACTCACACGACTTTACACACCAGATTCTGGCAGAATTTTATTAGATGGTGTGGACTTACAAAAATGGGATATCAATACATTGCACCGTCGGATTGGGGTAATTTTCCAAAATTTCGTCCGCTATCAATTTACTGTGGGTGAGAATATTGGTGTGGGGGATGTGGAAAATCTGGACGATAACAGGCGTTGGCAAGTAGCTGCTCAAAAAGGTATGGCGCAACAGTTTATTGAGACATTACCCCAAAGCTTTCAGACACAGCTTGGACGCTGGTTCAAGGGAGGACAAGAATTATCTGGCGGACAATGGCAGAAAATCGCTCTAGCTCGTGCATTTATGCGGACTCAGGCGGATATTTTAGTTTTAGATGAACCCACATCGGCAATTGATGCACAAGCTGAGTTTGAGATTTTCAATCATTTTCGTACTGTGACTCAAAATCAAATGGTATTCTTGATTTCCCACCGTTTTTCGACTGTGAGGATGGCTGACAAAATTTTGGTGATTGAAAATGGGGAAGTGGTAGAGCAGGGGACTCATGAGGAGTTGCTGGCGGATGGCGGACATTATGCCAGGCTGTTTCTGTTGCAGGCGGCGGGTTATCAGTAG
- a CDS encoding metallophosphoesterase family protein: MKLISEPSIPVKIQKMKERVRWKHPSIVQRGIDQTSMVIDDGRDDNPEFSFMVIGDSGTKSHYGHHPQRQVAELMLSHKDECRFVLHTGDVIYVVGSHEYYPANFIEPYREFLVGGEHPQNIAYDRMTFNLPFLPVLGNHDYYDVPLMYRLLTGSTLQLRRMLRYKDFEIGWHGSNQGDAYSRAFIDYLATITPEDLHRHLDLHYTAKTDTNRCLRYVPGNFTRVPNRYYSFRYGGIDFFALDSNTWNTPSPLPTTQAGDIYRRELQKRRQEIDQEELQILAECDRLNPDQPDDAEQLDDLSAKLDQINEIKLDIEKQLASHDTVNIDFEQLEWLRNRLIESWNTKEVRGRILFFHHPPYVTEATKWNQAQTLAVRHRLRWVFDQVAETLGSLVKERPIVDLIFNGHAHCLEYLRTTDTGYADSNLNCIISGGSGRRPRRQRPEGTELMEIFSDVPGHSLRKVADSLLYVGRSEQNLQKCLSYSGVRIDVQDGNPPKFIVRPLVAERVDGLWNQRELESFVI; encoded by the coding sequence ATGAAACTGATTTCCGAACCGTCGATTCCTGTAAAAATTCAAAAGATGAAAGAGAGGGTGCGGTGGAAGCACCCTAGTATTGTGCAACGGGGAATTGACCAAACGAGTATGGTAATAGACGATGGCCGGGATGATAACCCGGAATTTTCGTTTATGGTGATTGGGGATAGTGGTACAAAGTCTCATTACGGACATCATCCCCAAAGACAAGTTGCAGAACTAATGCTATCTCACAAGGATGAATGCCGTTTTGTGCTGCACACGGGCGATGTAATTTATGTGGTGGGTTCCCATGAGTATTACCCAGCAAACTTTATCGAACCTTACCGGGAGTTTTTAGTGGGTGGTGAGCATCCCCAAAACATTGCTTACGATCGCATGACTTTTAATCTACCGTTTTTACCTGTTCTGGGCAATCATGATTATTATGATGTGCCTTTGATGTATCGCTTGTTGACTGGTAGTACTTTACAGTTGCGGCGGATGCTACGGTATAAGGATTTTGAAATTGGTTGGCACGGTTCTAACCAAGGGGATGCTTACTCACGAGCCTTTATTGATTATCTAGCAACCATTACACCAGAAGACTTACATCGTCATTTAGATTTACACTACACCGCCAAAACTGATACTAATCGCTGTCTACGTTATGTACCGGGAAATTTCACCCGTGTACCTAACCGTTATTACAGTTTTCGTTATGGTGGGATAGATTTTTTTGCCCTTGATTCTAATACTTGGAATACACCGTCACCTCTACCCACAACCCAAGCCGGAGACATTTACCGCCGGGAATTGCAAAAGCGTCGCCAAGAAATAGACCAAGAAGAACTACAAATTTTAGCAGAGTGCGATCGTCTCAATCCAGATCAACCAGATGATGCGGAACAGCTCGACGACCTCAGCGCCAAGTTAGACCAAATCAATGAAATCAAACTCGACATCGAGAAGCAACTCGCATCTCACGACACAGTAAATATCGATTTTGAACAACTGGAATGGTTACGAAATCGCTTAATCGAATCTTGGAATACCAAGGAAGTCCGGGGAAGAATCTTATTTTTCCACCATCCACCATACGTTACAGAAGCAACCAAGTGGAATCAAGCCCAAACTTTGGCGGTGCGTCATCGTCTGCGTTGGGTATTCGACCAAGTGGCGGAAACTCTTGGTTCTTTGGTTAAAGAACGTCCTATAGTTGATTTAATTTTCAACGGTCACGCCCACTGTTTAGAATATCTCCGCACAACTGATACAGGCTATGCAGACTCAAACCTCAATTGTATTATCTCTGGTGGTAGTGGTCGCCGTCCCCGTCGTCAGCGACCAGAGGGGACAGAGTTAATGGAGATTTTTAGTGATGTTCCTGGTCATTCTTTGCGGAAAGTTGCAGACTCACTGTTGTATGTGGGACGCAGTGAACAAAACCTCCAAAAGTGCCTTTCCTACTCTGGTGTACGAATTGATGTTCAAGATGGTAATCCGCCTAAATTTATTGTCAGACCCTTGGTCGCAGAACGGGTTGATGGACTGTGGAATCAGCGTGAGTTGGAGTCTTTTGTGATTTAA
- a CDS encoding class I SAM-dependent methyltransferase: MMIYRIWHLIVIIWLIGGCWLLDGTGVAIASPTTSSVYEQRSIHSPDGIGKYYMGREIAKFMGHTGAGWLERPSREAEEQPSKLINALNLKPDDVVADIGAGTGYISLQIAPLLTTGKVFAVDIQPEMLEILEFFKQEKNIANIEPILATANNPNLPPASVDLALMVDAYHEFEYPQEVMQGIVQALKPGGKVVLVEYRGENPFIMIKRLHKMTQKQVRQEMAAVGLTWRETQNLLPQQHLMIFEKAVRNS, translated from the coding sequence ATGATGATTTATAGAATTTGGCATTTAATTGTAATTATTTGGTTGATTGGAGGATGTTGGCTACTGGATGGTACAGGCGTAGCAATAGCGAGTCCCACAACTTCCAGTGTTTATGAACAAAGGTCTATCCACAGCCCAGATGGTATTGGTAAATACTACATGGGGCGAGAAATTGCCAAATTCATGGGACACACAGGCGCAGGTTGGCTGGAAAGACCAAGCCGTGAAGCGGAAGAACAGCCTAGTAAATTAATTAATGCCTTAAATTTAAAACCTGATGATGTTGTCGCAGACATTGGTGCTGGTACTGGCTATATTAGTTTGCAAATTGCCCCTTTACTAACAACTGGTAAGGTTTTTGCTGTGGATATTCAGCCAGAAATGTTGGAGATTCTGGAGTTTTTCAAACAAGAGAAAAATATCGCCAATATTGAGCCTATTTTGGCAACTGCCAATAATCCAAATCTTCCACCAGCAAGTGTAGACTTAGCACTGATGGTGGATGCTTACCATGAGTTTGAATATCCCCAGGAGGTGATGCAAGGAATAGTCCAAGCCCTGAAACCAGGCGGTAAAGTTGTACTGGTGGAGTATCGAGGGGAAAATCCATTTATCATGATTAAGCGTCTGCATAAGATGACGCAAAAGCAAGTCCGTCAAGAAATGGCTGCTGTTGGATTAACGTGGCGAGAAACTCAGAATTTATTACCACAGCAGCACTTAATGATATTTGAAAAAGCGGTCAGAAACTCATGA
- a CDS encoding HAD-IA family hydrolase: protein MTQKVIIFDFDGTIADTVDALVSIANRLAVEFGYVQITPEQLTLLRNFSSREIIKYSGVSLIKIPFLVKKVKSELKNKIHELKPIPGIKEALLELKEHDYKLGIITSNSRENVTNFLSINELDSLFDFIYSGVTIFGKTTIINNVLRQKQFKPQAVIYVGDETRDIEASKKANIKVIAVTWGFNSPEILAKQNPDFLIHQPRELLEVIKNSQ, encoded by the coding sequence ATGACCCAGAAAGTAATCATTTTTGATTTTGATGGCACGATTGCGGATACCGTGGATGCTCTTGTAAGTATTGCCAACCGCTTGGCGGTAGAGTTCGGTTATGTACAAATCACCCCAGAGCAATTGACTCTCCTCAGGAATTTTTCATCTAGGGAAATTATCAAGTATTCAGGCGTTTCTCTGATAAAAATACCGTTTTTAGTTAAAAAAGTTAAGTCGGAATTAAAAAACAAAATTCATGAATTAAAACCTATTCCTGGTATTAAAGAAGCTTTATTAGAACTGAAAGAACATGATTATAAACTAGGAATAATTACGTCTAATTCTAGGGAAAATGTGACAAATTTCTTGAGCATTAATGAACTAGATAGTCTGTTTGATTTTATTTACTCAGGGGTCACAATTTTTGGTAAAACAACTATAATTAATAATGTTCTCCGACAAAAACAATTCAAACCTCAGGCAGTTATTTATGTTGGTGATGAAACTAGAGATATCGAAGCTTCAAAAAAAGCAAATATCAAAGTAATCGCAGTGACCTGGGGTTTTAATTCTCCCGAAATATTAGCTAAACAAAATCCAGATTTTTTAATTCACCAACCAAGGGAATTATTGGAGGTGATTAAAAATAGCCAATAG
- the queG gene encoding tRNA epoxyqueuosine(34) reductase QueG, which yields MNYCSIVSSNVVKGKAKELGFHKVGIAAVNESTNAEAERLQAWIKLGYHADMEWMNNPKRSDISLIMPEARSLVCVALNYYTPHQRPDSAEYAKISRYGWGRDYHKVMNRKLKALTTWLQSLDPSIQARYYADTGPVQDKVWAQRAGIGWIAKNGNVITRAYGSWVFLGEVVTNLELEKDSPHTEHCGSCTRCLDACPTGAITQPFVVDANRCIAYHTIENRAAELPEAIASQMQGWVAGCDICQDVCPWNQRFAQTTDVVDFQPYPDNIAPKLIELAQISDEEWDKQFPASALRRIKPEMLRRNARANLDASKRNNDPESNHF from the coding sequence ATGAACTACTGTTCCATAGTTAGCAGCAATGTGGTAAAAGGAAAGGCTAAAGAGTTAGGTTTCCACAAGGTTGGCATTGCTGCTGTCAATGAAAGTACAAACGCAGAAGCCGAAAGGCTGCAAGCATGGATAAAGCTGGGTTATCACGCTGATATGGAGTGGATGAATAACCCGAAGCGCAGTGATATAAGCTTGATCATGCCAGAAGCGCGATCGCTTGTGTGCGTCGCTCTTAATTACTACACCCCACACCAACGTCCCGATAGTGCAGAATACGCCAAAATCTCTCGCTATGGCTGGGGAAGGGACTATCACAAGGTGATGAACAGAAAACTTAAAGCGCTAACTACTTGGTTACAATCATTAGACCCAAGTATCCAAGCTCGTTACTATGCAGATACTGGGCCAGTCCAAGATAAAGTATGGGCGCAACGAGCCGGTATTGGCTGGATAGCGAAAAATGGGAATGTAATTACTAGAGCGTATGGTTCTTGGGTCTTCTTGGGTGAGGTGGTGACAAATCTAGAACTAGAAAAGGATAGTCCCCATACAGAACACTGTGGTAGTTGTACTCGTTGTTTAGATGCTTGTCCTACAGGGGCAATTACTCAGCCGTTTGTGGTGGATGCTAATCGCTGCATTGCTTATCATACCATCGAGAATCGAGCAGCAGAATTACCAGAGGCGATCGCATCTCAAATGCAAGGCTGGGTAGCTGGTTGTGATATTTGCCAAGATGTTTGTCCTTGGAATCAACGTTTTGCACAAACAACAGATGTGGTAGATTTTCAACCATACCCAGACAATATTGCTCCTAAGCTGATAGAATTAGCGCAAATCTCAGACGAGGAGTGGGATAAACAATTTCCGGCATCAGCGTTAAGGCGAATTAAGCCAGAAATGTTAAGACGGAATGCCCGTGCTAATCTAGACGCATCTAAGCGAAATAATGACCCAGAAAGTAATCATTTTTGA